A part of Aspergillus flavus chromosome 1, complete sequence genomic DNA contains:
- a CDS encoding CCCH zinc finger protein, protein MTEDQDLMAKISQLAGQINRHKTQNPQTSTSYGSDYQSGPYVARHVPSRGRPGWAPYRGRPYGRGRGAAPHRHRTLVLNNTATSGTPGGTTPSTNSGMDVDSESRSTTPNGWVAKRDRHMQLINSAIYDQEAQARAKAMEESRKAKEKKKAEIEQAKVLRYAQGVGRQYPGSAAPQVVPSPSAEYQVYLNDIPFRVSRGGSKLIRVSDDPNTVNNTPKRVTIAGVTFVRSKNGNLHRLGAVTSKRKPNATKKNELCRRFTTTGTCYKGPSCLYVHDPDKVALCKDFLQTGDCTAGISCDLSHEPSPHRSPTCMHFLRGRCSNPECRYAHIRLIPGAPVCRDFANLGYCEKGANCDQRHVHECPDYANTGVCNKKRCRLPHVDRAGQIRKNTGANKVDATNDDDSDASSEDEEYDEIDSDDVDSDDLDEDEPELIIKRDGSNDLSQQQDFIHF, encoded by the exons ATGACAGAAGATCAGGACCTCATGGCCAAGATCAGCCAGCTTGCTG GCCAGATCAATAGACACAAGAcccaaaacccccaaacaTCCACATCTTACGGTAGTGATTACCAATCAGGTCCTTATGTAGCACGCCATGTACCCTCTCGAGGGCGTCCCGGTTGGGCGCCATATCGCGGACGACCGTATGGGCGAGGCCGTGGCGCTGCTCCTCACCGACACCGTACACTCGTTCTCAATAACACAGCAACATCAGGGACTCCAGGTGGGACGACACCCTCTACTAACTCTGGGATGGATGTTGATAGTGAGAGTCGATCGACAACGCCAAATGGATGGGTTGCTAAGCGCGATCGACACATGCAGTTGATCAACTCTGCCATTTACGACCAAGAAGCGCAGGCGAGAGCGAAGGCTATGGAAGAGAGTcgcaaggccaaggagaagaagaaagcagagATCGAGCAGGCCAAAGTACTCAGATACGCGCAGGGTGTCGGTAGGCAGTATCCCGGCTCCGCGGCTCCCCAGGTTGTTCCGAGCCCGTCGGCGGAGTATCAGGTCTACCTCAACGATATACCTTTCCGTGTCTCACGAGGTGGTAGTAAATTGATTAGAGTGTCTG ATGATCCGAATACTGTCAATAACACCCCAAAGAGAGTAACCATTGCCGGCGTTACCTTTGTTCGGAGCAAAAATGGAAACCTCCATCGCCTTGGTGCGGTTACTTCGAAAAG GAAGCCCAACGCAACTAAGAAGAATGAGCTTTGCCGCAGATTCACTACGACCG GTACCTGCTACAAAGGGCCTTCCTGTCTATATGTTCATGACCCAGATAAGGTCGCGCTGTGCAAAGACTTCCTCCAAACTGGTGATTGCACCGCAGGTATAAGTTGCGATCTTTCCCATGAGCCTTCGCCCCACAGATCCCCTACTTGTATGCATTTCCTCCGAGGTCGCTGCTCCAACCCGGAGTGCCGATATGCCCATATCCGGTTGATCCCTGGTGCACCCGTTTGCAGAGATTTTGCAAATCTGGGCTACTGCGAAAAAGGCGCTAATTGCGACCAACGACATGTACATGAATGTCCTGATTATGCCAACACGGGTGTATGCAACAAGAAACGTTGTCGCCTGCCCCATGTTGATCGTGCAGGGCAGATTCGGAAGAATACTGGTGCTAACAAGGTCGATGCCACGAATGACGATGACTCCGACGCCTCtagcgaggatgaagagtACGATGAAATCGATTCTGATGATGTTGACTCAGACGATCTTGACGAGGATGAGCCGGAACTCATCATAAAAAGAGACGGCAGTAACGATCTTTCGCAACAGCAGGACTTCATCCACTTCTAA
- a CDS encoding putative transcription initiation factor IIF subunit beta, translating to MVPQIKQDPDAASPYIKPDPDSKDAVLADIDDEDLYEDAGDLDFTNASQSVWLSRIPRTLWEHWSNLDDDEEIQIGTVRIEGPLNDIKRVSLRINEREENRDIPKDYLLQRQTINTEHVSSHSTQNTYLFTEKDIPGHENRMITFGEARSALYESMKREAKKKERKKKWEPYVRKTVPKQTALVGSVSEEFNCLPVENEEFRLLSEQKVLQSLKPKRETVFIDKVPGKLLQARHVLPGEKGAFVQATKAAKLKPQENKTTRMPQNELLDLIYQCFREYRYWPFKALKARLRQPEAYLKQTLEMIGHLVKSGDFAMTWELKPEAKESSYANAMSYGDAKEEMAPGADYNFDDASEEEATPGMFTDNDDMQFENVP from the exons ATGGTTCCCCAAATCAAACAGGACCCCGACGCGGCATCACCGTATATCAAGCCCGACCCGGACAGCAAAGATGCTGTCCTCGCCGacattgacgatgaagatctcTATGAAGATGCCGGTGATCTAGACTTTACGAACGCTTCGCAGAGCGTATGGCTCTCTCGCATTCCTCGAACTCTCTGGGAGCATTGGTCCAACctcgacgatgatgaagaaattcaGATCGGGACGGTTAGGATTGAGGGCCCACTAAACGATATCAAAAGG GTCAGTTTGCGTATCAATGAACGGGAGGAGAACCGCGATATCCCCAAAGATTACCTCCTGCAACGGCAAACAATAAACACCGAACATGTCTCCTCTCATTCTACGCAAAATACGTATTTATTCACAGAAAAAGATATTCCCGGCCATGAGAATCGGATGATCACTTTTGGTGAGGCGCGGTCAGCCCTGTACGAGTCGATGAAGcgagaagcaaagaagaaggagcggaagaagaagtgggagCCTTATGTGCGGAAGACAGTGCCTA AACAAACTGCCCTTGTAGGCAGTGTTTCCGAGGAGTTCAACTGCCTCCCCGTGGAGAACGAAGAGTTCCGGCTACTCTCAGAACAGAAAGTCTTGCAATCTCTCAAACCGAAACGCGAAACCGTCTTCATCGACAAGGTCCCTGGAAAGCTCCTTCAGGCCAGACACGTTCTACCGGGAGAAAAGGGCGCCTTCGTG CAAGCAACAAAGGCGGCAAAGCTCAAGCctcaagaaaacaagacgACGCGTATGCCACAAAACGAGCTTCTGGATCTCATTTACCAGTGCTTCCGAGAGTACAGATACTGGCCATTTAAGGCACTCAAAGCGAGACTCCGACAGCCCGAGGCGTATCTTAAGCAAACGTTGGAGATGATTGGTCATCTTGTCAAATCCGGTGATTTTGCTATGACTTGGGAGCTCAAACCGGAAGCGAAAGAGAGCAGCTATGCGAATGCGATGTCTTATGGCGATGCAAAGGAGGAGATGGCGCCTGGTGCTGACTACAACTTTGACGACGCctccgaggaggaagcaACACCGGGGATGTTTACAGATAACGACGATATGCAGTTTGAAAATGTCCCATAA